One stretch of Brevibacillus laterosporus DNA includes these proteins:
- a CDS encoding IS3 family transposase yields the protein MLSQVRYEPVYFAIRDLHDSKLYPISQLCENMGIQRSSYYKWLNRKESNNEKFNKELLLMIKDAYEERDGILGYRQMTIKLNRQHNLTVNHKRIYRLMCILQIKSVCRRKKKNYIPSTPEITTENVLNRDFESDGFGTKWLTDVTEMKYGLQSKAYLSAILDLSDKSIVSFVIGHSNNNELVFRTFDIAHQSYPNAKPIFHSDRGFQYTSKKFKKKLDDAGMIQSMSRVSRCIDNGPMESFWGMIKSEMYDLNKFNTYKELEVAIMEYINYYNNHRYQKRLNCMTPLEYRQYLQSSAS from the coding sequence AGTAAATTATATCCCATTAGTCAACTCTGTGAAAACATGGGGATTCAACGTTCTTCGTATTATAAATGGCTAAACAGGAAAGAAAGTAATAACGAGAAATTCAACAAAGAGTTGCTTCTCATGATTAAGGATGCCTATGAAGAAAGAGATGGAATCCTTGGATATCGTCAGATGACAATCAAACTAAACCGACAACACAATCTTACTGTTAACCATAAACGGATATACAGACTCATGTGTATCTTACAAATAAAATCGGTATGCCGCAGAAAGAAAAAGAATTACATTCCTTCAACGCCTGAAATTACGACGGAAAATGTCTTGAACAGAGATTTCGAATCCGATGGATTCGGTACAAAATGGCTCACTGACGTGACGGAAATGAAGTATGGCCTTCAAAGCAAGGCTTATTTGAGTGCAATCCTGGATTTGTCAGATAAAAGTATTGTTTCTTTTGTGATCGGGCATTCCAACAACAATGAACTTGTTTTTAGAACTTTTGATATTGCACATCAGTCATATCCTAATGCTAAACCTATCTTTCATAGTGACCGAGGGTTCCAATATACGAGCAAAAAATTCAAGAAAAAACTGGACGATGCAGGAATGATACAAAGCATGTCGAGGGTATCTAGGTGCATAGACAATGGCCCGATGGAATCGTTTTGGGGAATGATAAAATCCGAAATGTATGATCTCAATAAATTCAATACATACAAAGAGCTGGAAGTAGCAATTATGGAATACATAAATTACTACAATAACCATCGATACCAGAAAAGACTAAACTGTATGACACCTTTGGAATACAGGCAATACCTTCAAAGTTCAGCATCATAA
- a CDS encoding LysM peptidoglycan-binding domain-containing protein, whose translation MNYIVQRGDTLYTISQRFGVPIDVIIRANRLRPPYVLYVGQPLYIPSTPSPNEVEEEGRIDRLERDVARLNERYSDLNRRVRNLEQRRRT comes from the coding sequence GTGAATTATATTGTTCAACGTGGCGATACGCTATATACTATTTCTCAACGCTTTGGAGTTCCCATCGATGTGATTATTCGCGCCAATCGTTTGCGTCCACCTTATGTACTGTACGTAGGTCAACCACTGTACATTCCTTCTACCCCTTCACCTAACGAAGTAGAAGAGGAAGGCAGAATCGATCGATTGGAAAGAGATGTGGCTAGACTAAACGAAAGATACAGTGATTTAAACCGTCGCGTTAGAAATCTGGAACAACGTCGCCGTACGTAA
- a CDS encoding DUF1385 domain-containing protein, whose product MIAGISFGNGVFYHNKNVMACAEVKNGVIHTWAEKMGFGTLFKMWWRIVSSLPWYYHTLHLLLILYVLFPIFGEFDPLWIVVYGAGFHFVFPKRLKQFHGAEHKVFSYYGEVKPENWENVQQASIVNRGCSTNMVTFFFAFFLPTICFFPLWIAVVVGLVGIGICNLLSKYTPKLIEPLYRVSGLLQFYVTTKEPERMHVDTAIRSYALFIYIRSKEEERD is encoded by the coding sequence ATGATTGCGGGCATTTCATTTGGCAACGGAGTCTTTTATCACAACAAAAATGTCATGGCATGTGCCGAGGTAAAGAACGGTGTCATCCATACGTGGGCGGAGAAGATGGGGTTTGGCACGCTATTCAAAATGTGGTGGCGTATTGTCAGCTCGCTACCTTGGTACTATCATACTTTACATTTGCTCTTGATTTTATATGTTCTTTTTCCGATTTTTGGAGAATTCGATCCTTTATGGATTGTTGTTTATGGAGCAGGCTTTCATTTTGTTTTTCCAAAAAGGTTAAAGCAGTTTCACGGAGCTGAGCACAAAGTATTCAGCTACTATGGGGAGGTCAAGCCGGAAAATTGGGAAAACGTACAACAGGCTTCCATTGTAAATCGGGGTTGTTCTACGAATATGGTGACTTTTTTCTTTGCCTTCTTTCTGCCAACGATCTGTTTTTTTCCACTGTGGATAGCTGTTGTGGTAGGATTAGTCGGAATAGGAATATGTAATCTGCTGTCCAAATATACACCAAAGCTAATTGAGCCGTTGTATCGTGTATCTGGACTTTTGCAATTTTATGTTACAACAAAGGAACCGGAGCGTATGCATGTGGATACGGCTATTCGGTCTTATGCATTGTTTATCTATATTCGGAGTAAGGAAGAGGAGCGGGATTAG
- the yfkAB gene encoding radical SAM/CxCxxxxC motif protein YfkAB yields the protein MKRFVPTTPITPQKDPWEPLYNATPPAYKLTSIEFTVTNLCNLRCEHCAVGDTLRMKDDPHLPIELILQRLDEAKHLLTLSITGGEPMYSQRTVNNVIGPILQYATDRGLRTQINSNLSLPFSRYEAVLPYIDVMHMSWNYSQPEDFHEVVYVNSPQKVSLTQAEKLYQLTMDNAKKLADAGVIVSAESMLNTRTWQKLPKIHQLIKEMGCVRHEVHPMYQSDFAKNLPVLSLPQLRESIHTLLDARDEEMWMLFGTLPFFACSQDPDDQELILRLRQSKNVTVRNDPDGRCRLNINIFTGDVTVTDFGDVGILGNIQTDTLESMFARWQNHSLNQSINCFCPNAECAGPNLLVYHSYYLNTDFKKRMALV from the coding sequence TTGAAACGCTTTGTTCCAACTACACCCATTACACCCCAAAAGGACCCATGGGAGCCTTTATATAATGCTACACCACCTGCCTACAAATTGACGAGTATCGAGTTTACTGTTACAAATCTTTGCAACCTGCGCTGTGAGCATTGTGCTGTTGGTGATACATTGCGGATGAAAGATGATCCGCACTTGCCTATAGAATTAATCCTACAGCGTCTGGATGAAGCCAAGCATTTGTTAACCCTTAGCATTACCGGTGGAGAACCGATGTACAGTCAACGAACAGTAAATAACGTAATTGGACCTATTTTGCAATATGCGACAGATCGCGGCTTGCGTACACAGATTAACTCCAATTTATCCCTGCCATTTTCCCGTTATGAAGCTGTCTTACCTTACATTGACGTAATGCATATGTCGTGGAACTATAGTCAGCCTGAAGACTTTCATGAAGTGGTATACGTCAATAGCCCGCAAAAGGTTTCACTCACCCAAGCGGAAAAGCTCTACCAATTGACAATGGATAATGCAAAAAAATTAGCAGATGCAGGCGTAATCGTCTCTGCCGAAAGCATGCTGAATACTCGAACGTGGCAAAAACTCCCGAAAATTCACCAATTAATTAAAGAAATGGGTTGCGTTCGCCATGAGGTACATCCGATGTATCAAAGCGATTTCGCAAAAAATTTGCCTGTGCTAAGCTTGCCGCAGTTACGTGAATCAATTCACACCCTTTTAGATGCACGAGATGAAGAAATGTGGATGCTGTTCGGTACTCTGCCGTTCTTTGCATGTAGCCAAGACCCAGACGATCAAGAGCTTATTTTACGTCTTCGCCAATCTAAGAATGTTACTGTCCGCAATGACCCTGATGGACGTTGCCGTCTAAATATCAATATATTTACAGGGGATGTAACCGTAACTGACTTTGGGGATGTTGGTATCCTAGGTAATATTCAGACCGACACCCTTGAGAGTATGTTCGCCCGTTGGCAAAATCATTCGCTAAACCAATCCATTAATTGTTTCTGTCCAAATGCCGAATGCGCAGGCCCAAATCTGCTTGTGTATCACAGCTATTACCTAAACACCGATTTCAAAAAACGCATGGCTCTTGTGTAA
- a CDS encoding carbon-nitrogen family hydrolase: MSNKWRVALIQMDVALGNPKENRQKAREMTENLRESGKKIDVVLLPELWDTAYDLERLDDIADEQGENAQAFLKDIAQSLHSNVWGGSIAERKEDGVYNTSYLFDRQGKLVGTYSKAHLFKLMNEHQFLQSGDQPGLYEMDDQQVGGVICYDIRFPEWIRQHALKGAKVLFVCAQWPNPRLAHWRALLIARAIENQMYVVACNRVGTDAASSFFGHSMVIDPWGEVIAEAGEEETILTAEIDLDIVDQVRSKIPVFTDRRPDIYSW; encoded by the coding sequence ATGAGTAACAAGTGGAGAGTTGCACTGATCCAAATGGATGTGGCTTTAGGAAATCCGAAAGAAAACAGGCAAAAGGCTAGGGAAATGACCGAAAATTTACGCGAATCAGGCAAAAAAATCGATGTGGTATTGTTGCCCGAATTGTGGGATACTGCCTATGATCTGGAGCGCTTAGATGATATTGCAGATGAACAAGGTGAGAACGCTCAAGCTTTCTTAAAAGACATAGCTCAGTCACTACATAGTAATGTATGGGGTGGTTCTATTGCGGAACGTAAGGAAGATGGAGTATATAACACCTCCTATTTATTTGATAGGCAGGGTAAATTGGTGGGCACTTACTCCAAAGCTCATCTATTTAAACTAATGAATGAACATCAGTTTCTTCAGTCAGGAGACCAACCCGGGTTGTACGAGATGGACGATCAGCAGGTTGGTGGGGTTATTTGTTATGATATTCGTTTTCCAGAATGGATTCGTCAGCATGCATTAAAAGGTGCAAAGGTCTTGTTCGTATGTGCCCAGTGGCCAAATCCTCGACTGGCTCATTGGCGCGCTCTCTTAATTGCCCGAGCCATTGAGAACCAAATGTATGTAGTTGCCTGCAATCGGGTAGGAACAGATGCTGCGAGCAGTTTCTTCGGTCACTCGATGGTAATTGATCCATGGGGAGAAGTAATTGCCGAAGCTGGTGAAGAAGAGACAATTCTCACCGCTGAGATCGATTTGGATATTGTTGATCAAGTTCGTTCCAAGATCCCTGTATTTACTGATCGACGTCCTGATATTTATAGCTGGTAA